A segment of the Methanolinea mesophila genome:
CGGCCTGCACGTGCCGGCGGAGAAGATCATCCCCTTCGTGGACCAGGCCGTACGGGAAGCCCTGGCAGACCTCACCCCTGCCGAGGCGGGGGGGAGCACCGCGTGGGGAGAACGGGTGGTGGTCTTCGGGTCCCAGAGGATCTCCCAGCTCGCAAGCACGGTAAGCACGATGCTGGTCTTTATTCCCGCACTCAGCGCGGCGATCCTCCTGCTCGCATTCCTCCTCTCCTTCATTGCCTACCTTGCCATAGGCTGAAACCGTTACCGATCGGGTGAGTTCGCAGGCCATCGGCATCATGAAGGCGGAAGAGAGGTCGTTTTTCTACGTTACAGAGGTAAGAGGGATCTCGTCGCCTTTACTGGTCATATATACAGGAGGGGTACAGGGAGGACCAAGGGAATACTGCATGTGGGGCGGATGATGCATCACGGTGATGAGTAACCGGAACCCGGGGTAACACGTGGGAAATACGAAGGATATGGGAACATTGCAGGATTCGGTTGGGTGCGACAGGATGAACGAGGAGTCGATACCCCTGAGTAAAGGATCGTGAACTGAAGAAGGACCAGCATGATCCAGGCAGGGCATATCAGTGATGCTGAGAGTATCAGCCTTCGATTAATTCGAGTATCAGCATCATTTATGCAAATACCGGCACTGGACCATGATGGTTTCAATCTTCTTGTTGCACTGTACTCCTTATAAATCTTTCCTAAAAAGTTCACGAATTCATTCGTATTTTTAAGATCCGGCGCGCAGAAAAGGGGGAGCGCTGACATTCCGCCGCCCCGCCCGGCCCCGGCCGATTGGGGTGCCGCAGGGATTCCGATGGGAAAAAACCTTGTAAGGGGGGTCCCGAATCCGGTTCCAAGGGAGGATCGGCATGGAAATTATGTCGAAGAATTTCGCTCGGATCTCAAAAATCTCTGAAATATGATGTCAGACGCCAGCTATACAAGGGGGGAGGATCTATTGATCGTGCAAGGTTTTAGGTGGAACCATGAGGCAGTCGGTATCCGTTCATTATACCCGTGCAGGGACCGCACGGCGCTCCGGAAGAGGCCTGGCGATGGAGATCGGGGGGGCGTCATTCTTCATCACCCCCGAGGAGCTCCCGGTGCTGCTCGGTGACCGCCCCGCGGAGGTCGTGAACCATCTGGGCGAGAAGGAAGGCACGGCATGGCTCTCCCCCCTCGCTTCGGTCAGGAAACAGGACCTTACCGCCCTGATCAGGGAAAACCTCTACGTGCTGACAATCCGCGACCTCCAGCGGATCATATCCGGGAGCATAAGGCGGGCCCAGGTGATGGAGTTTCACCCTCCCGCCAGGTGATTCGCGATGCCGAGCAGCAGGTCTCCGATGGCCCTCCTCATCCTGGAAGGGCCGTGGTGGACTCCCGAACAAAAACCAAAGCGCCCCTCGGTCCTCTCCTTTTTCGAGGGCATGGAAAATTACCGGGGAGACTTCAACATCTACTACTCGAACTTCTATGAAAAGACGGGGTTCCGGAGGGCACTCGAGGACGACCTCCTCCATACAAGGGAGGACCGCCTGTTCCTCTACGTGGCGGCGCACGGGTACCCGCATATGTTCGGCGGAATGAAATCCACCCGGGGTATGCAGATCGGGACCCTTATGCGGGCGGTAAAACGCGCCGCGAACTATTCCCAGATCGAAGGGGTGGTGTTCGGATCCTGCAACATCGGGTCAAACGTCGAGGACTTCGTAAAGACCATCAAGAGCTCGCACATCGCCTGGATGTTCGGATATACCTGCGAGATAGACTGGATGACCAGTACCATGGTGGACGTCTCGGTTTTCGAGCAGATGATGAGCCTGAAACGGACCGACCTTCGGAGCATGGACGCGATCCTCACCGCCTGTGCCCGTGGTCTGCAGCGGTTCAACCCGGGGTTCCTGATCTGCCGCGAGGAGGGAGGGGAACGGGTCAGGCTCGCAGATGCGTTCACGCTGGTGGTGCAGCCGAGAGGACGGGGGAAGAAGCCCCTGGACGTCACACCCCGGCTGAGGCATATCCTTGGCTGGGACGTGCTCCCCGGCGACGCTTCCTCCCCGGGGGATGAAGAAACGATGCCCCTGATGCACTCATAGGCGTCACGCACTCCAGTCCGGGCATTCCCTGCCCCGGTTCCGAACACTTATTTTCCCGCACGACCATCTCCTGCGAGCGACGTGATGTGATGGAGAGGATCTACAAATATTATCCCGGCGATTTCGGAGAACTGACCGTGAAGGTCCTTCACATGGACCTGGTGTTCAATATCCACGATGACTTCACCCGGGTCGGTTCCAGGATGAAGATCCGTGTCCTGGACCGGCCGATTGCGAGCCTGGACCTGAACGCAAGGGGCCTTGAGATAGAGGAGGTGGCGGCGTCTTCCGGGGAGGTAACCTATAACTACGACCGCGATTCGGCCATCCTCAGGCTGAAATTCGCCCGGCCTCTTCCACCCGGCACGGAATGCGAACTCCACACGGTCACGACCTGCCGGCCGAGCAGGAACGTACTTGAAGGTCTCTACTACGACCGCACGCCCCCCGGGGCCCCGCCCACGCAGATCACCCAGTGCCAGCAGTGGGGATTCCAGCGCCTGTTGCCCTGCATCGACGACATGACCGCGAAGTGCACCTATCGCACTACGCTCGAGGCGGACCGCCGGTATACCACTCTTATTTCGAACGGTGACCAGGCGGGACCACGGAAGAGCGGCGGGGACGGGAGGGATTCGGTCACCTACGAGAACATGCTGACCCCCATGGCCCCCTACCTGTTCTTCGTCGGTGCGGGGACCTATGCCACCTTCTCCCGGGAGTGCGAGTACCCTGACGGGCACACCTTCAGCCTCGAACTTCTCGTCCCCCCCGGGTCAGATCCGGTTGTCGCCCGACACGCGCTTGACGTGATGAACGACGCCATCATATGGGTGTACCTCTTCACCGGGCCGGAGATGTACCGGGACCTTTCCGCACGGATGAGGATGTGGGACCTCTGCGCTGAACGGGACCGGAGCAAGGACGGGACGGGGAAGGCCGGGGACCTCCCGGGGATCCGGAAGGAACTCGCGGACCTGGCGGCAGGCATCACCCCCGGGTATGCCTATACCGGGGCGGTCTACCGGGAGATAGGTATGCAGAACTCCGATTTCGGGGGCATGGAGAACGTGGGGAACACCACTATCGCCATGAACAGGATCATGCCCTATCCCCAGATGACCGATTCGTCGTTCGAGTATATGGTCACGGTGAAGGTGCACGAGTTCTACCATAACCTCAACGGCTCCGAAGTCACGGGGAAAAGCCCCTTTGAGATATGGCTCAACGAAGCGGTTACCGTAGTGATGGAGCTCAAGAACCACGCGTTCCTCTTCGGAGAAGACTACGTCCGGCTCCAGACGGTGTTGACCCTTCTCTCACCGACAGGCGGAACCTTCGCCCTGGACCAGGGTGCGGCGGCGATGCCCATCGAGCCGGACGGGTTCAACGACCCGAACGAACTGATCACCGGTGTGACCTATGTCAAGGCGCCTGAGTTCGTGCGCATGATCGAGACCCTTATGGGAAAAGAGGAGTTTGCCCGGGGACTCGCCCTGTATCACCGGCGATACCGGCACAGTAACGCGTCCCGCACCCAGTGGGTGGAGGCGATGGAGGAGATTTCGGGGCAGGAGTTTGCCGGGATGGCAGAAGCCTGGCTCAAGAAGACGGGGTTTCCGAGGGTGTCGGTCATTCCGGGATATGACGAGGACTCCCGCACATTTTCC
Coding sequences within it:
- a CDS encoding M1 family metallopeptidase, giving the protein MERIYKYYPGDFGELTVKVLHMDLVFNIHDDFTRVGSRMKIRVLDRPIASLDLNARGLEIEEVAASSGEVTYNYDRDSAILRLKFARPLPPGTECELHTVTTCRPSRNVLEGLYYDRTPPGAPPTQITQCQQWGFQRLLPCIDDMTAKCTYRTTLEADRRYTTLISNGDQAGPRKSGGDGRDSVTYENMLTPMAPYLFFVGAGTYATFSRECEYPDGHTFSLELLVPPGSDPVVARHALDVMNDAIIWVYLFTGPEMYRDLSARMRMWDLCAERDRSKDGTGKAGDLPGIRKELADLAAGITPGYAYTGAVYREIGMQNSDFGGMENVGNTTIAMNRIMPYPQMTDSSFEYMVTVKVHEFYHNLNGSEVTGKSPFEIWLNEAVTVVMELKNHAFLFGEDYVRLQTVLTLLSPTGGTFALDQGAAAMPIEPDGFNDPNELITGVTYVKAPEFVRMIETLMGKEEFARGLALYHRRYRHSNASRTQWVEAMEEISGQEFAGMAEAWLKKTGFPRVSVIPGYDEDSRTFSMEITQESSQGDDTVFSFPFRFALVDREGKDIAERTVRIEGRATRVTIPDVDRAAFLSLNRGYSYYGLVDYDPGIDALYLQVRKDPDLVNRYVAFSRITEQEMIRMLSEPGALPDRRFTDLFFELISDDELMRKAGGLFLTIFDSVEDPRWSHRYRDLWHARRAIIRAVAQTYEGPMKKIYREYSRPAPGDRYLSRQIRGIRDRQVKNVALAVLATLDTPEVRRIIMDQYDHPAGATDRSMAMGLYLDSSAPDRMEFLQRAGEEAAASPVSFEVFLATAAGNSSPDAVKIVKAAEALPEFRLEQADHQRALFGRFAMNRKVSLETPEGREYLAGSLLRLAKVNEYSTVMALQALSTIDGMDPGYLAPVAKILADLLASTDPGHTPSVYNTTRRLLRGSPKALAAYEAEHGPVQGLK